A portion of the Luxibacter massiliensis genome contains these proteins:
- a CDS encoding ATP-binding protein, which translates to MMPEISLSILDIAENSVRAKASLIEIEVSVDTGSDTLTVMVKDNGCGMSKEQLEKVQDPFYTTRTTRRVGLGIPFFKQAAESTGGSFSITSEIGKGTVAEAVFRLSHIDRMPLGDISSTIHMLIVFHEKIRFIYTYTYDGNQFVLDTREIHKILGEDISFSVPEVSDFIKGFLADNKEEADQGADI; encoded by the coding sequence ATGATGCCTGAAATATCTCTGAGTATACTGGATATAGCTGAGAACTCGGTGCGGGCGAAAGCGTCACTGATTGAGATAGAGGTTTCTGTCGATACAGGCAGCGACACGCTGACAGTGATGGTAAAGGATAATGGGTGCGGTATGTCAAAAGAACAGCTGGAAAAGGTTCAGGACCCATTTTATACCACCAGGACGACCAGAAGAGTAGGGTTGGGAATCCCGTTTTTTAAACAAGCGGCCGAGAGTACAGGCGGGAGCTTCAGTATTACGTCAGAAATAGGAAAAGGAACCGTGGCAGAAGCCGTTTTTCGATTATCACATATTGACAGAATGCCACTGGGGGATATTAGTTCCACGATACATATGCTTATCGTATTTCATGAAAAGATCCGCTTTATATATACTTACACATATGACGGGAATCAGTTCGTGCTTGATACCAGGGAGATCCATAAGATACTGGGGGAGGATATCTCTTTTTCTGTCCCGGAGGTATCTGATTTTATAAAGGGATTTTTGGCAGACAACAAAGAGGAAGCTGACCAGGGAGCGGATATATAG
- a CDS encoding IS110 family RNA-guided transposase — translation MKVKYEDRLKQKLLAIKTNTLIVGVDIAKNYQWARFVDFRGIEYSHALKFKNSKSGFETILTRIRQICKEENFAEAVVGMEPTGHYWKAFANWLNKQEGIRVVLVNPYATKQAKELDDNSQTKSDKKDALTIGKLVKDGRYFELYLPHDIYAELRVLSTTRTGLNKRKSALKNTVTAVLDEFFPEYTEVFKCPLTGKASRQILKVCPFPKFILELSVDGVTAEIKKAVKKTVGRRKAEQLVEAAKDSIGVDYGEEAAMLKLSLTLEELGLLEKQTEELEGKMAEMLEKTEYAGFLLSIKGIGVVTLAACLGELGDPTRFENPRQMSRMAGYNLVEDSSGKNKSGTKISKRGRKNLRSVLYQMALTMVAANDEMKQLYHYLKTREKDPLKKMQALIVVSKKILTLIHTLAKKKENYDPKKVFGYVRREQLKAAA, via the coding sequence ATGAAAGTAAAGTATGAAGACCGCCTGAAACAGAAACTACTCGCAATCAAAACAAATACCCTTATAGTTGGCGTGGATATCGCCAAAAACTATCAGTGGGCAAGGTTTGTTGATTTCAGAGGCATTGAGTATAGCCATGCCTTGAAATTCAAAAACAGTAAAAGCGGCTTTGAGACTATATTAACAAGGATCCGCCAGATATGCAAGGAGGAAAATTTTGCAGAGGCTGTCGTTGGAATGGAACCCACCGGACATTACTGGAAAGCATTCGCGAACTGGCTTAATAAGCAGGAGGGGATCAGGGTCGTCCTCGTCAATCCGTATGCGACAAAACAGGCAAAGGAGCTTGATGATAACAGCCAGACAAAGTCGGATAAGAAGGATGCGCTGACGATTGGGAAGCTGGTGAAGGACGGGAGATATTTTGAACTGTACCTGCCCCATGATATTTATGCCGAACTGAGAGTGCTGTCCACGACCAGAACCGGATTAAATAAGCGTAAAAGTGCATTGAAGAATACAGTTACGGCGGTACTGGATGAGTTTTTCCCGGAGTATACAGAAGTGTTCAAATGCCCGCTTACGGGGAAAGCATCGAGGCAGATATTAAAGGTATGCCCATTTCCTAAATTCATTCTTGAGCTAAGTGTAGACGGGGTTACAGCAGAGATAAAGAAAGCGGTAAAGAAAACCGTTGGACGCAGGAAAGCAGAACAGCTTGTAGAAGCCGCAAAAGATTCCATCGGCGTAGATTATGGGGAAGAAGCTGCCATGCTGAAACTGAGCCTGACGCTGGAAGAACTGGGGCTTTTGGAGAAACAGACAGAAGAACTGGAAGGAAAAATGGCAGAAATGTTAGAGAAGACCGAGTATGCAGGATTCTTATTAAGTATAAAGGGAATCGGCGTGGTAACACTGGCGGCGTGTCTTGGGGAGCTTGGCGACCCGACTCGTTTTGAAAACCCGCGTCAGATGAGCCGTATGGCAGGGTATAACCTTGTGGAGGACAGCTCAGGAAAGAACAAGAGCGGGACAAAGATATCCAAACGAGGGAGGAAAAACCTGCGGAGTGTGCTGTATCAGATGGCACTGACAATGGTTGCTGCAAATGATGAGATGAAACAGTTATACCATTACCTGAAAACGAGGGAGAAAGATCCGCTGAAAAAGATGCAGGCATTGATCGTAGTCAGCAAAAAGATACTGACGCTGATCCACACGCTTGCCAAGAAAAAGGAAAACTACGACCCGAAAAAAGTATTCGGATATGTCCGCAGGGAACAGCTTAAAGCAGCTGCCTGA
- a CDS encoding NADH-quinone oxidoreductase subunit NuoE family protein, whose protein sequence is MPVKKQIVPFSGTKEQEESLLKVIAELKEEQGALMPILQKAQDIYGYLPIEVQKIISNETGIPLEKIYGVATFYSQFTLSPKGKYQISVCLGTACYVKGSGDIYNALMEKLGIVGGECTPDGKFSLDACRCVGACGLAPVMMVNGEVYGRLTVDDIDDILAKYQ, encoded by the coding sequence ATGCCTGTAAAGAAACAAATTGTTCCGTTTTCCGGGACAAAGGAACAAGAAGAATCATTGTTGAAAGTGATAGCTGAGCTGAAAGAAGAACAAGGTGCTTTGATGCCGATTCTGCAGAAGGCTCAGGATATCTACGGCTACCTTCCCATTGAGGTACAGAAGATTATTTCTAATGAAACAGGGATTCCTCTGGAAAAGATTTATGGAGTTGCTACATTCTACTCTCAGTTCACATTAAGTCCCAAAGGAAAATATCAGATTTCTGTCTGTCTCGGAACTGCCTGCTATGTAAAAGGCTCCGGGGATATTTATAATGCCCTCATGGAGAAGCTTGGAATTGTAGGCGGAGAGTGCACCCCGGACGGGAAATTCTCACTGGATGCCTGCCGCTGTGTAGGGGCCTGTGGGTTGGCCCCGGTTATGATGGTCAATGGCGAAGTATATGGCCGTCTGACTGTAGATGACATTGACGATATTTTAGCAAAATACCAATAA
- a CDS encoding DRTGG domain-containing protein — MTISEMQKLLDADILFGEELTDLDVKSVFSADMMSDVLAYGEECSVLITGLCNPQVVRTAEMLDIACIIFVRGKMPDQDIISLAKGKKMAILATKLFMFTACGILYEHGLRGGA, encoded by the coding sequence ATGACAATTAGTGAAATGCAAAAGCTGCTGGACGCCGATATTCTATTCGGCGAGGAGCTGACAGACCTGGATGTAAAATCCGTCTTTTCAGCCGACATGATGAGCGATGTCCTGGCATATGGGGAAGAATGTTCTGTCCTCATTACCGGCCTGTGCAATCCACAGGTAGTACGCACTGCAGAAATGCTGGATATCGCCTGTATTATTTTTGTCCGGGGCAAAATGCCGGATCAGGATATCATCTCCCTGGCAAAGGGGAAGAAGATGGCGATCCTGGCAACCAAACTTTTCATGTTCACCGCCTGTGGCATCTTGTATGAGCATGGACTCAGAGGAGGTGCCTAG
- a CDS encoding GntR family transcriptional regulator, protein MEKEKTLYYSVSSSIITDIYCGKWKKGETFLSLQELCEVYGIGRNTARSVVDVLEEKGYVSRKGKRMPEVCFDWDDARLRSMYLKEIMGRKAAIGEVHAFLTATMPQLFTQIIVMLSDREIDGIIETLDNYADAMQSRNELEMAQELIEIYIRVLSTVENQLLEDFFKALFQFIQLPLEKKDRGSMKFKVARKYIKYSIEKMEEAVKLRDDKGLRKLIKLYCQSTQSRSEKYLNRICKGMKEDRNEYSVWYPRNKINTGYLFLALDILRKINRGDYRENEILPSYAKLAEIHGVSEKTVRRTGKVLHEWNVITIINGVGSRVNVLGERKSIILKEDPLVKEIIKEYMEVLQIFSLICRPFILYVIECREERWKKLVKGIEEKQNDLFLKNTIDSLFETETLHVIDHIYSQFREILKAEGLLEACGMERHRGDEGGLRKLLLGEQNIQKKKEVFVEWFFEETQGAYQRAKKFLV, encoded by the coding sequence ATGGAGAAGGAAAAAACTTTATATTATAGTGTATCTTCTAGTATCATTACAGATATTTATTGTGGAAAATGGAAAAAAGGGGAGACCTTCCTAAGTCTTCAGGAACTCTGTGAAGTGTATGGGATCGGAAGAAATACGGCAAGATCGGTTGTGGATGTCCTGGAAGAAAAAGGGTATGTGTCCAGAAAGGGAAAACGGATGCCTGAAGTTTGTTTTGATTGGGATGATGCCAGGCTGAGAAGCATGTATCTTAAAGAAATTATGGGGAGGAAGGCGGCGATTGGGGAGGTACATGCCTTCCTTACTGCAACAATGCCACAATTGTTTACCCAAATTATAGTGATGTTATCTGACAGAGAAATTGACGGAATAATAGAGACTCTTGATAACTATGCAGATGCAATGCAGTCACGAAACGAGTTGGAGATGGCGCAGGAACTAATCGAAATTTATATTCGGGTATTATCTACGGTGGAAAATCAGCTGCTGGAGGACTTTTTCAAGGCGTTGTTTCAGTTTATACAGCTTCCTTTGGAGAAAAAGGACAGAGGGAGTATGAAATTTAAAGTGGCCAGGAAATACATTAAGTATAGCATTGAAAAAATGGAGGAAGCGGTAAAGCTGCGGGATGATAAAGGATTGAGGAAATTAATTAAATTGTACTGCCAAAGTACACAATCCCGCTCTGAAAAATATTTGAACAGAATCTGCAAAGGAATGAAAGAAGATAGAAACGAATATTCTGTCTGGTATCCACGGAACAAAATAAATACCGGATATCTGTTTCTTGCACTAGATATTCTGAGGAAGATTAACAGAGGGGATTACAGGGAGAATGAGATACTCCCCTCATATGCAAAATTAGCAGAAATACATGGTGTCTCTGAAAAGACAGTTCGGAGAACAGGGAAAGTTCTGCATGAATGGAATGTTATAACAATTATAAACGGGGTGGGAAGCAGAGTGAATGTTCTGGGGGAACGAAAAAGCATAATTCTTAAGGAGGATCCTTTGGTAAAGGAGATTATAAAGGAGTATATGGAGGTATTACAGATTTTTTCATTGATCTGCAGGCCGTTTATACTTTATGTAATTGAATGCAGAGAGGAACGTTGGAAGAAACTGGTGAAGGGGATTGAGGAAAAACAAAATGATCTGTTTTTAAAGAATACTATTGACAGCCTTTTTGAAACAGAAACCCTGCATGTTATAGATCATATTTATAGTCAATTCCGGGAGATATTGAAGGCAGAGGGACTTCTGGAGGCGTGCGGTATGGAAAGGCACCGGGGAGATGAGGGAGGGTTAAGGAAATTATTGTTGGGGGAACAAAATATACAGAAGAAAAAAGAAGTTTTTGTAGAGTGGTTTTTTGAAGAAACACAGGGTGCATACCAGCGCGCAAAAAAATTTTTAGTTTAG
- a CDS encoding GGDEF domain-containing protein codes for MKILGISICEKLWSLSNQMRMKKAGFSKFLTEVGEDELIAGIYKEVCKRNYIFHIIILCYEVLMLLMISMRPGGPFLKPRRTAYFSLYICLILATVLVLWVQKHLRRSGGDFYRIYFKIENWYLVFLNVWGIAITLNDQLGGNSLTVYTYTTALTSIVVMMEPYKMALMFLGGFSILNIMLPFFPNPAGLDHTFNNLTNSLFITIVGIGIAGSFYNSRIRAKANEILVQRQNQEMQSKTVKLEKEVNCDALTYLQNRNGYQNAVRELKGMKCDSNACIYFDVNGLHEINNSLGHDAGDLMLKTVAQAIAANFRSTETFRIGGDEFVVLCKNIAQQALIRRVDSIAEQVRSCGYSVSIGIEWRDKNLDIDEIILEAERRMQEDKAEYYSSGGSERQTRMVNERMEKMLAEKRDAEHFLSVLAPAFKGVYFVNIKNDTLRQIFIPPYFKEILEQTHQKYKAAIKIYIQRYVKEEYISHFDAVLDYERLGVLLEEEGIYELEYEKRDEERVKLSIMKFKYYAYDGEETLWIFSDASKSNIFTG; via the coding sequence GTGAAGATTTTGGGAATAAGCATATGTGAAAAGCTGTGGAGTCTGTCCAACCAGATGAGGATGAAGAAAGCCGGATTTTCAAAGTTTCTTACAGAAGTAGGTGAGGACGAGCTTATTGCGGGAATATACAAGGAAGTCTGCAAAAGGAATTATATCTTCCATATAATTATTCTTTGTTATGAAGTGCTGATGCTTTTGATGATTTCCATGAGACCAGGCGGACCATTCTTAAAGCCGCGCAGGACAGCGTATTTTAGCCTGTACATTTGTCTGATATTGGCCACGGTATTGGTGCTGTGGGTTCAGAAACATTTGAGGAGATCGGGCGGGGATTTTTATAGGATCTATTTTAAAATAGAGAACTGGTATCTTGTATTTTTAAATGTCTGGGGCATTGCCATTACATTAAATGACCAGCTTGGCGGAAACAGCCTGACAGTCTACACGTATACGACTGCTTTGACTTCAATTGTGGTTATGATGGAGCCATATAAAATGGCCTTGATGTTTCTGGGGGGATTCTCAATATTAAATATTATGCTTCCGTTTTTCCCAAATCCGGCAGGGTTAGATCATACCTTTAATAATCTGACTAACAGTCTTTTTATAACCATTGTTGGAATAGGCATAGCAGGCAGTTTTTATAATTCGCGAATCCGGGCGAAGGCAAATGAGATACTGGTTCAAAGGCAGAATCAGGAGATGCAGTCGAAAACTGTAAAGCTGGAAAAGGAGGTAAACTGCGATGCACTTACATATCTCCAGAATCGCAATGGCTACCAGAATGCTGTCAGGGAATTAAAGGGGATGAAGTGTGATTCCAATGCGTGTATCTATTTTGACGTGAATGGACTGCATGAGATTAACAATTCTTTGGGCCATGACGCAGGGGATTTGATGCTAAAAACTGTTGCACAGGCAATTGCAGCAAATTTCCGGTCCACTGAAACTTTCCGTATTGGTGGAGATGAGTTTGTAGTTCTATGTAAGAATATTGCACAGCAGGCGCTTATCCGGAGAGTGGACAGTATTGCGGAGCAGGTTAGAAGCTGCGGGTATTCGGTATCTATAGGGATTGAATGGCGGGATAAAAACCTGGATATTGATGAAATAATCCTCGAAGCAGAGAGGCGCATGCAGGAGGATAAGGCAGAGTACTATTCTAGCGGGGGCAGTGAACGCCAGACAAGGATGGTTAATGAACGGATGGAAAAGATGCTTGCAGAGAAAAGAGATGCAGAGCATTTTCTGAGTGTTTTAGCGCCAGCGTTTAAAGGTGTTTATTTCGTAAATATAAAAAACGATACATTAAGGCAAATTTTTATTCCCCCCTATTTTAAAGAAATATTAGAGCAGACCCATCAGAAATACAAGGCTGCAATAAAAATTTATATTCAGCGCTACGTAAAAGAAGAATATATTTCACACTTTGACGCTGTTTTGGATTATGAAAGGCTGGGAGTTTTATTAGAGGAAGAAGGAATCTATGAACTGGAATATGAGAAGAGGGATGAGGAACGGGTGAAGCTAAGTATTATGAAGTTTAAATATTATGCTTATGATGGTGAAGAAACTCTCTGGATATTTTCTGATGCTTCGAAAAGTAATATTTTTACAGGATAA
- the nuoF gene encoding NADH-quinone oxidoreductase subunit NuoF — protein MYRSHVLVCGGTGCTSSGSQRIIDKLEKEIKAQGLEEEVGVVKTGCFGLCALGPIMIVYPEGSFYSMVQEDDIPEIVSEHLLKGRVVKRLLYDETTKTEKILPLNETNFYKKQKRVALRNCGVINPENIEEYIGTGGYEALGVVLTEKKPEDVIQILLDSGLRGRGGAGFPTGLKWKFAAANEADQKYVCCNADEGDPGAFMDRSVLEGDPHVVLEAMAIAGYAIGASQGYIYVRAEYPIAVKRLEIAIQQAREYGMLGKDIFGSGFEFDIELRLGAGAFVCGEETALMTSIEGSRGEPRPRPPFPALKGLFQKPTILNNVETYANIPQIIVKGPEWFASMGTEKSKGTKVFALGGKINNTGLVEIPMGTTLREIVEEIGGGVPNGKKFKAAQTGGPSGGCIPAEHFDVPIDYDNLIAIGSMMGSGGLIVMDEDTCMVDIAKFFLEFTVDESCGKCTPCRIGTRRILEILEKITKGQASMEDLDKLEELCYHLKSNSLCALGQTAPNPVLSTLRYFRDEYIAHIVDKRCPAGVCKDLLQYKIDVDKCKGCTLCARACPADAIIGSVKEPHMINPEKCLKCGACMEKCRFGAIYKE, from the coding sequence ATGTATCGTTCACATGTTTTGGTTTGTGGTGGAACAGGCTGTACCTCCTCCGGAAGCCAGAGAATTATAGATAAACTAGAAAAAGAAATCAAGGCCCAGGGTCTTGAAGAAGAAGTTGGCGTGGTCAAAACCGGCTGTTTTGGCTTGTGCGCCCTTGGGCCGATTATGATCGTATATCCAGAAGGCTCCTTCTATTCGATGGTACAGGAGGATGACATTCCTGAGATTGTTTCTGAACATTTGCTGAAAGGGCGGGTTGTAAAACGTCTTCTGTATGATGAGACCACGAAGACAGAGAAGATCCTGCCTCTGAATGAGACAAACTTCTATAAAAAGCAGAAGAGGGTGGCTCTGCGCAACTGTGGCGTGATTAACCCTGAGAATATTGAGGAGTACATAGGTACAGGCGGGTATGAGGCGCTGGGCGTCGTGCTGACAGAGAAAAAGCCGGAAGATGTCATCCAGATCCTTCTCGACAGCGGCCTGAGAGGGCGCGGAGGGGCGGGATTCCCCACGGGACTGAAATGGAAGTTTGCTGCCGCAAATGAGGCTGACCAGAAATATGTATGCTGTAATGCAGATGAGGGAGACCCGGGGGCATTTATGGACCGTTCCGTATTGGAAGGAGATCCCCATGTGGTACTGGAAGCCATGGCCATCGCAGGTTATGCCATCGGCGCGTCCCAGGGATATATCTATGTGCGCGCTGAGTATCCAATCGCGGTAAAACGTCTGGAGATCGCCATCCAACAGGCAAGAGAATACGGAATGCTGGGCAAGGATATTTTTGGCAGCGGCTTTGAGTTTGACATTGAGCTTAGGCTGGGAGCCGGTGCTTTTGTCTGTGGCGAGGAGACGGCTCTTATGACATCCATTGAGGGCAGCAGAGGCGAACCCCGGCCCCGTCCGCCGTTCCCTGCTTTGAAGGGCCTGTTCCAAAAACCCACTATCCTAAATAATGTAGAGACCTATGCCAATATTCCCCAGATTATTGTGAAAGGCCCAGAGTGGTTTGCTTCCATGGGGACAGAAAAGTCAAAGGGAACCAAGGTATTTGCCTTAGGCGGTAAAATTAATAATACAGGACTTGTAGAAATCCCCATGGGGACGACACTGCGAGAGATTGTGGAGGAGATCGGCGGCGGGGTGCCAAATGGCAAGAAGTTTAAAGCCGCACAGACAGGGGGGCCTTCAGGCGGCTGCATCCCGGCTGAGCACTTTGACGTGCCCATTGATTATGACAACCTGATTGCCATTGGCTCTATGATGGGGTCCGGCGGGCTGATTGTCATGGACGAAGACACCTGTATGGTGGATATTGCTAAGTTTTTCCTGGAGTTTACGGTAGATGAATCCTGCGGCAAATGTACGCCATGCCGTATTGGAACCAGGCGTATACTGGAGATTTTGGAGAAGATTACAAAAGGCCAGGCGTCTATGGAGGATCTGGATAAGTTGGAGGAACTTTGCTACCACTTGAAATCCAATTCTCTTTGCGCCCTTGGGCAGACGGCGCCTAATCCGGTACTTTCCACCCTGCGCTATTTCAGGGATGAATATATAGCCCACATCGTAGACAAAAGATGTCCCGCGGGCGTATGTAAGGATCTGCTGCAATATAAGATTGACGTAGATAAGTGTAAAGGCTGTACGCTGTGCGCCAGGGCCTGTCCGGCAGATGCGATTATTGGCAGCGTAAAGGAGCCACATATGATTAATCCTGAGAAATGTCTCAAGTGCGGTGCATGTATGGAAAAATGCCGTTTCGGTGCAATTTACAAAGAGTAA
- a CDS encoding (2Fe-2S) ferredoxin domain-containing protein, with product MKSLEELRAIREKMQGKVGVRTENENQTRVIVGMATCGIASGARPVLTALSDAVQEQGLVDINVTQTGCIGLCQYEPIVEVLKPGKEKVTYVNMTPEKALEVLRLHLQGGQVVTKYTLGAVQDSAK from the coding sequence ATGAAATCTCTTGAAGAATTACGTGCAATAAGGGAAAAGATGCAGGGCAAGGTGGGAGTGCGCACCGAAAATGAGAATCAGACCCGGGTCATTGTAGGCATGGCAACCTGTGGGATTGCAAGTGGAGCCAGGCCAGTGCTGACGGCGCTCTCCGATGCAGTGCAGGAGCAGGGCCTTGTAGATATCAATGTTACCCAGACGGGGTGTATTGGACTGTGCCAGTATGAGCCGATTGTAGAAGTTCTTAAACCAGGTAAGGAGAAGGTCACTTATGTAAACATGACCCCCGAGAAGGCCTTGGAAGTGCTGAGGCTGCATCTGCAGGGCGGCCAGGTGGTGACTAAGTATACATTGGGGGCTGTCCAAGACAGTGCCAAATAA
- a CDS encoding [Fe-Fe] hydrogenase large subunit C-terminal domain-containing protein, whose translation MNKFMRSVRLNEDACQGCINCIKYCPTQAIRVHNGKAHIIDKFCIDCGRCIRYCPHHAKVPAYDSLNVLNNYKYTVALPAPALYAQYNNLTNVDIVLNALLKLGFDDVFEVSAAAELVSEASRAYIKAHSQDGPFISSACPSVVRLIRVKFPALLSRLLPLKPPVEVAAEIARARAMEKTGLPSEDIGIIFISPCPSKVSYAKSPLGIDKSNIDNVVAIKDVYPLLLPHMNRDESQLKPLSCSGRIGLGWSNAGGEVGGLLLDSYLAADGIVNILRVLEAMEDEKIHGLKFIELSACSGGCVGGTLTVENAYVAAAKTKKLLRYQPVSKSHLSANPEIQDIYWDDDVEYEPVFRLGDTFKESLEMMSTVEELTKKFPGLDCGSCGAPTCQTLAEDIVRGAATSNDCIYVLRGNIASLSKEIDFLSKASNLSCDYTDESTKLLHEYIHKLTAELDAFGVPNQQKEK comes from the coding sequence ATGAATAAATTTATGCGTTCTGTCCGACTAAATGAGGATGCCTGCCAGGGCTGCATCAACTGCATTAAGTACTGCCCCACCCAGGCAATCCGCGTACATAACGGAAAAGCACATATTATAGATAAATTCTGTATAGACTGTGGCAGATGCATCCGCTACTGCCCCCATCACGCTAAAGTGCCCGCCTACGATTCCCTCAATGTGCTGAACAATTATAAGTACACAGTCGCACTGCCTGCACCTGCCCTTTATGCGCAGTATAACAACCTGACAAATGTGGATATTGTGTTAAATGCACTCCTAAAACTGGGATTCGATGATGTGTTTGAGGTAAGTGCGGCTGCGGAGCTTGTCTCCGAGGCCTCAAGGGCATATATAAAGGCCCACAGCCAGGACGGGCCATTTATTAGCTCCGCCTGCCCTTCTGTGGTGCGGCTGATCCGTGTAAAATTCCCAGCGCTTTTGTCCCGGCTTCTGCCTCTGAAGCCACCGGTGGAGGTTGCGGCTGAGATCGCCAGGGCCAGGGCAATGGAAAAGACGGGCCTGCCGTCTGAAGATATCGGCATTATTTTTATATCCCCATGCCCTTCCAAAGTTTCCTATGCGAAGTCCCCCCTGGGCATTGATAAAAGCAATATAGACAATGTGGTGGCCATCAAGGATGTCTATCCCCTTTTACTCCCCCATATGAACCGGGACGAGAGCCAATTAAAGCCGCTGTCCTGCTCCGGCCGCATCGGATTGGGATGGAGCAATGCAGGGGGTGAGGTTGGAGGACTTTTATTGGACAGCTATCTGGCGGCAGACGGCATTGTTAATATTTTACGTGTCCTGGAGGCCATGGAGGATGAAAAGATACATGGCCTTAAATTTATTGAACTCAGCGCATGCAGCGGCGGGTGCGTGGGCGGTACTCTTACTGTGGAAAACGCCTATGTGGCAGCCGCAAAGACAAAGAAGCTTTTAAGGTACCAGCCAGTATCCAAGAGCCATCTGTCAGCCAACCCGGAAATCCAGGATATATATTGGGATGACGACGTAGAATATGAGCCAGTGTTCAGGCTTGGGGATACTTTCAAGGAAAGCCTGGAGATGATGAGCACAGTGGAGGAGCTGACAAAGAAGTTTCCCGGGCTTGACTGTGGTTCCTGCGGGGCCCCCACCTGCCAGACACTTGCGGAGGATATTGTCAGAGGCGCCGCCACAAGCAATGACTGCATCTATGTACTTCGGGGGAATATAGCCAGCCTGTCCAAAGAAATCGATTTTCTCTCCAAGGCGTCTAATCTTTCCTGCGACTATACAGACGAGAGCACGAAACTGCTCCACGAGTACATCCACAAACTTACGGCAGAGCTGGATGCCTTTGGAGTCCCAAATCAGCAAAAAGAAAAGTAA
- a CDS encoding ATP-binding protein — translation MSDQLEFHYTISGEDFTCAGEASSAVKNKLKMLGVDSGAIRKAAIAMYEGEINMVIHANGGEITVTISDQDITMTLADTGPGIPDISKAMQEGFSTAPEEVRSLGFGAGMGLPNIKKYSDEFHIESVPGTGTTVTMKVFL, via the coding sequence ATGTCTGATCAGTTAGAATTCCATTATACCATCTCAGGGGAGGACTTCACCTGTGCAGGAGAGGCAAGCAGCGCTGTTAAAAACAAACTGAAAATGCTGGGCGTGGACAGCGGCGCCATCCGAAAAGCAGCCATCGCCATGTACGAGGGTGAAATAAATATGGTCATACATGCCAACGGCGGGGAGATCACTGTCACAATTTCTGACCAAGATATCACCATGACGCTGGCTGATACAGGGCCGGGCATTCCAGATATTTCCAAAGCCATGCAGGAAGGTTTTTCTACGGCCCCTGAGGAGGTCCGTTCTCTTGGTTTTGGGGCGGGGATGGGCCTGCCGAACATAAAGAAATATTCGGACGAATTTCACATTGAATCTGTACCTGGAACCGGCACTACCGTCACAATGAAAGTGTTTCTTTAG
- a CDS encoding PHP domain-containing protein has product MTPLYYDLHLHSCLSPCGDEDMTPANIVGMAAIKGLDVIALTDHNSCKNCPAALYHGQNYGVTVIPGMELCTAEEVHVICLFPSLFDALSFDAYVYGHMLPVKNKEEIFGRQLIMNEADEITGTVENLLISATDISFDTVFSLAADHRGIAYPAHVDKSSTSLLSNLGFVPPDSTFTCAEFHDLKNLHRIQKEHPYFSDCNIISSSDAHYLEDIQEPGYQILSKSRQIEDILYAIQKTV; this is encoded by the coding sequence ATGACTCCCCTGTATTATGACCTCCACCTTCATTCCTGCCTTTCCCCTTGCGGAGATGAGGATATGACCCCCGCAAATATTGTGGGAATGGCAGCAATAAAGGGACTGGATGTCATTGCCCTGACAGACCACAACAGCTGCAAAAACTGCCCGGCCGCCCTTTACCACGGGCAGAATTATGGAGTTACCGTCATCCCCGGCATGGAACTGTGTACTGCCGAGGAGGTTCATGTGATCTGCCTGTTTCCAAGTCTTTTTGATGCACTTTCCTTCGATGCCTATGTATACGGGCATATGCTGCCTGTCAAAAACAAAGAAGAGATTTTTGGCAGGCAATTAATTATGAATGAAGCTGATGAGATAACCGGTACAGTGGAAAACCTGCTTATAAGCGCCACGGATATTTCTTTTGACACTGTATTTTCCCTGGCCGCGGACCACCGCGGGATAGCTTATCCCGCCCATGTAGATAAATCCTCCACCAGCCTTTTGTCCAACCTGGGGTTTGTCCCTCCGGACAGTACTTTCACATGCGCAGAGTTCCACGACTTAAAAAATCTCCACCGCATACAAAAAGAGCATCCTTACTTCTCAGACTGTAACATCATAAGCAGCTCGGATGCCCATTATCTGGAAGATATCCAGGAACCTGGCTATCAGATTCTTTCTAAATCCAGACAAATTGAAGATATATTATATGCAATTCAGAAAACGGTTTGA